From the Cryptomeria japonica chromosome 2, Sugi_1.0, whole genome shotgun sequence genome, one window contains:
- the LOC131054467 gene encoding MYB-like transcription factor ETC3 gives MEKLEQVFSEGEADSLDSGRGSMEWNYSHISADEEDLIIRLHKLLGDRWTLIAGRLPWRTKEEIEKYWKLRSYSIDSSESSD, from the exons ATGGAAAAACTCGAACAGGTTTTCTCAGAGGGGGAAGCTGATTCTTTGG ATAGTGGCAGGGGGAGCATGGAGTGGAACTACTCACACATTTCTGCAGATGAGGAGGATTTGATTATTAGACTTCATAAGCTTCTGGGTGACAG GTGGACTCTGATTGCAGGGAGGCTTCCATGGCGTAcaaaagaggagattgaaaaaTATTGGAAATTGAGAAGCTACAGTATTGATTCCAGTGAAAGTAGCGACTGA